The window TGACCCTAGCGAGTTTTAGATATACTTCAAATGAAAGAAAAGTTAGATAAGTAATGTGATACAGTATTTTTGCAACGCTGAGTAAGGATGGTACGCTCGACTTTACGTATGGCATGTGTAATTCCTGCCTTTAATGAAGAGTCTACGATAGGATCTGTCGTCAAGGGTGCAAAGAAATATTGCGACTGCATAATTGTAGTTGATGATGGTAGCAACGATAGAACGAGGGTGACGGCGGAACATTATGGGGTGAATGTGATAAGCCATGTAACTAGGCTTGGAGCTGGCGCCGCAATTTCTACAGGTATAAAAGCAGCTCTAAGATACGACATCGATGTCATAGTCACTATAGATGCTGATGGTCAACATGATCCGGACGATATCCCCTCCGTCATCGCGCCTCTTTCAGATGGTGCAGATATAGTAATAGGTTCACGAACGAAGGGAAGATCTGCTATGCCTTTGTATAAAAGGTTGGGAAACCTTGTTCTCTCAAAATTTACATCGTTGTTATGTGGCGTGCCAATCACGGATTCTCAGTCTGGATTTCGAGCACTATCTCGAGAGGTAGCAGAATCTGTATCCTTCACTACCACAGACTACTCTTGGGCGTCTGAGATGCTTATTCAAGCTTCAAGAAAAGGGTTCAAAATAACAAGTGTACCTGTGAAGACCTTATACTTCAAGAGAAGACTGCGTGGGGCTGGGATCAAAGACGCTTTGAAGATCCTTTATAACATGTTTAAGTTTAAATAAACAAGAGGGGAGTTAGAAAAGCCTATGTTGGAGCCGTACGGACTTGTTGCCATCATCATTGGCATCATTCTGTTATCCTACACATCCAGAGAGTATGTAAGAGGAAAAATTGACATTAGAAGTCTTTTGTCGTGGACAATTGTTTGGGTTGGTCTTATTTTAACTGGGGCCTATCCACAAGTGTATTTTACTTTAACATCCATGTTGGGCATGGGCGCCCCAATTCAATTTGTAACTACATTCTCGATAATCATTCTCTACGCTATAGTATATCACCTCTACAAGGCTATTATAGAGACCAATAGAAAGATTACAATCATAGTACAACATCTGGCTCTGGAGGAGACTGGCAAAGTCAAGGTGAAAAACTTGAACTTTGAGGATTAAAAATAGCTGTCTTTACACATAGGAGGGTTCTAAGCCACTATATAGCTTAAGTCTATCCTTGACGATTTTTGAGGTTGTATTAACTGTATCTTCAACCTCAGGAGAGAGACCTTCACCAATTGTTGTGTCTTTCGGCTGAATTATGAGCAGGGCGATCTTGGCGGAAGTCTGGGACTGTAGATATTCTGTGAAAAAGTTGATGGGGAGGCTATGAGTGGATATGGATACACCTAGAATCTTGGGGTTGTAGACCAGTTTGAATGAGCCTGGCGAGAGACCCATATCTGCTGCATCTACTATTAGAATATGTGAGGGGTTAAATCTCCTTATTGGACCTACGTAGCTTTCAGGGACTGGGCCGCAGTCTAAGACCATTATGTTACCGTATAGCCCTGTTAACCTTTTCACAAATTCAGGTCCTAAACCGTCATCTCTTCTGAGAGTGTTGCCCACGCCTGCGATCACAACTCGAGTAGCCCCGCAAAGCCAACCCCGCAACGTTGAGGAAAATTCTCCGGGGGACAAGTTCAACATGCAGCTTTAGGCTAAATTGCTAATTACGGATTCGTTTTTGTCAATGAATGATTAGTTTAACGAAATTCTCAACGCTAAGAACAGATTGAGCTGCTTGATTTGCAAGGTTAACAAATGGGCCTGGGTAGATGCCTATAAGAATGCATAGAATGGCTATTAGGACCATTGAGAATAGCATTGGTTTGGGAGCCTCCTTAGCCTTGGATACTGATTCACTAGGCTCATGCAACGTTACTATCTGAATTATTCTTAGGTAGTACCCTACTGAGAATAGTATGTTGATTATCATCAATGCGGAGAAGAGGTACCATAGGTTTTTGGATGCACCCATCTGCAATCCTGCTAGCACCAACATAAATTCACTTTGAAAGCCGTTTAGGGGTGGAACACCTGCCAAGGCTAATGAGCCTACTATAAATGTAAAGCCCGTAATCTTCATTTTTCTTCCTATCCCTGCCAGTTGATTTAGGTCTCGGGTCCCAGCAGACAGTAGGAACGCTCCTGAACAGAGGAAGAGAAGTGCCTTACCTAACGCATGATTTAGAATATGGAAAAGGCTTCCAGTCAAGCCGTATACTGTTGCAACCGAGAGGCCGAAAATAATGTATCCTATGTGGCCTATACTGCTGAAGGCCAGTAGTCTCTTCAAGTCTGATTGTAGCAGGGCCATAAGGTTCCCAGTAGTCATGGACAAGACTGCAAGTATCGCTATTGCTGTATGCCAATGATAAGATTCTGGAGTGAATATCAACAGCAGGACTCTAATGAGGCCATACACCCCAGTCTTTATTACAACCCCTGAAAGCATCGCACTTATTGAGCTCGGAGCAGCTGGGTGAGCGTCTGGAAGCCAAGTATGGAATGGTGTTACAGCAGCCTTAATTCCGAAGCCGACAACTATCAATACTAAAGATATGATCGACCAAGGTGTCATGGACTCTGATAGAGCTTTGTGCATGTATGCGAAGTTTAGTGAACCAACGATGCCATATAAGATGGACATTGCAAATAGCATCGTAGCGCTTCCAGCAGAACTCATAACCAAATACTTGAAACCTGCCTCTATAGGCTCCCACTGTTCCTTACGGAAGGCAACCAGCACGTATGAGGTTAGACACATTACTTCCCAGAAGATAAAGAGTGTGAAAAAGTCACCTGCAAAGGCCACACCTACCATCCCAGAGACCATAAGTAGAAGTAAAGCGTAGTATTCACCGTGGCGCGTGTCATGCTCCATGTATCGGGTCGAATATATTGCGGTTAATAGACCAATGAAAATAAATAGTCCAGCCATGAAAATGCTCAGCATATCTATCTCGAAGAGGGCGACCCCTCGAAACTGTATTCCCGCCCAGTAATGTATAAGCACCCTCTCCGAAGAGACCTTCAAATAGAGGAGGTAGAAAGATATGGCTGAGAGGGTGAATCCTATCACAGCCCATACGTCGACAAGCTTCTTAATATTCGCCTTAACAGCGCGCATATAAACTAATGGAGTCGTTATAGCGAATATTACTAGCATGTTTATAGGCCAAGTGAACATCCATTTACCCCCTCACGATAAGTCTCGTAACAGCCTCACTTGCTGGATATAGAATCTGAAGGGGAGCAAAAGCAAATATGCCGAAGATAACTGTTAGAAATGTCAGAATAGCCATAGGAAGGAGCATACTTGACGGAGCCTCCCTCACATCACTTAGACTATCAGGGCACACTCCGAAGAATACCTTCTTTATCATCCTAAGGTAGTACGCAACTGTGACCATAGTAGCTACTATTGCCAGTGAAGACAGAACTGTGTTGCCTGAGGCGAATCCTCCAGCGAATATCATCCATTCACTGGCGAATCCTCCGAATGGTGGGGTACCTGCTATCGAG is drawn from Candidatus Bathyarchaeota archaeon and contains these coding sequences:
- the hycI gene encoding hydrogenase maturation peptidase HycI — protein: MRGWLCGATRVVIAGVGNTLRRDDGLGPEFVKRLTGLYGNIMVLDCGPVPESYVGPIRRFNPSHILIVDAADMGLSPGSFKLVYNPKILGVSISTHSLPINFFTEYLQSQTSAKIALLIIQPKDTTIGEGLSPEVEDTVNTTSKIVKDRLKLYSGLEPSYV
- a CDS encoding NADH-quinone oxidoreductase subunit M, with translation MFTWPINMLVIFAITTPLVYMRAVKANIKKLVDVWAVIGFTLSAISFYLLYLKVSSERVLIHYWAGIQFRGVALFEIDMLSIFMAGLFIFIGLLTAIYSTRYMEHDTRHGEYYALLLLMVSGMVGVAFAGDFFTLFIFWEVMCLTSYVLVAFRKEQWEPIEAGFKYLVMSSAGSATMLFAMSILYGIVGSLNFAYMHKALSESMTPWSIISLVLIVVGFGIKAAVTPFHTWLPDAHPAAPSSISAMLSGVVIKTGVYGLIRVLLLIFTPESYHWHTAIAILAVLSMTTGNLMALLQSDLKRLLAFSSIGHIGYIIFGLSVATVYGLTGSLFHILNHALGKALLFLCSGAFLLSAGTRDLNQLAGIGRKMKITGFTFIVGSLALAGVPPLNGFQSEFMLVLAGLQMGASKNLWYLFSALMIINILFSVGYYLRIIQIVTLHEPSESVSKAKEAPKPMLFSMVLIAILCILIGIYPGPFVNLANQAAQSVLSVENFVKLIIH
- a CDS encoding DUF2304 domain-containing protein codes for the protein MLEPYGLVAIIIGIILLSYTSREYVRGKIDIRSLLSWTIVWVGLILTGAYPQVYFTLTSMLGMGAPIQFVTTFSIIILYAIVYHLYKAIIETNRKITIIVQHLALEETGKVKVKNLNFED
- a CDS encoding glycosyltransferase family 2 protein, with amino-acid sequence MACVIPAFNEESTIGSVVKGAKKYCDCIIVVDDGSNDRTRVTAEHYGVNVISHVTRLGAGAAISTGIKAALRYDIDVIVTIDADGQHDPDDIPSVIAPLSDGADIVIGSRTKGRSAMPLYKRLGNLVLSKFTSLLCGVPITDSQSGFRALSREVAESVSFTTTDYSWASEMLIQASRKGFKITSVPVKTLYFKRRLRGAGIKDALKILYNMFKFK